Below is a window of Fibrobacter sp. UWB10 DNA.
GCGGGGGTGGTGCCACAGGCTCTGCGGGTGCTTCGACAACAGGTTCCGCGTCTGTCACCACGATCGGTTCCGGCTTTGGCTCCGGTTCAGGTTCCGGCACGGTATCTTGCACGATGTTCGGGATAATCTTGGCGCGAACCACCTTCTTCACGATTTTCTTGACTTCGGGCGGGGGTGGAGGCGGTTGGAGCAGTAATTGCTCCACATGAATCACCTCGGCGTCTTCGCGGGTGGTAACCACCTGCGTTCGCTTCAGGAATCCCCAGGCGTAAAAGCCCGCATGTAGCAATACGGCGATAACAATGCCAAAGCAGAATACACGCCGCATCGTAAACGCGGAATAGGGATTTTTTTGACCGCTATTTTTTTTGAAAAAATTCATCGCGAGCCAAATTGAGCAAATTCAGCCCGTTTTTTCTACTCCAAATAGACTTGCGAAAATCCGAAGGGATCCACATCTAATTGATTGTAGAGAATCTTACAAAAAAATGATGATTTTTTTATAAAAGAAGATTATCTAATTTTGAGGTGGGGATTTAGTTATATAACCATAAAAGTATTCTTCTAAATCATTTGTTTTTAACTCGCATTTCAAATTTTTTAATATTAGTGGTTTTAATTCTTTAGGTATTATGAACTCACACACTCGCTTATTATTAGCTTTTGAAATATCGCAAAAGTGTAATTTTCCGCCTAAAAAAACACATGTTTTAATCATAGCGCCGGATTGTATACGCATTCTATCATTGTATATAGGCATATTTTCATTGTTTAATACATTCATTTCAGGATTATCTAGCTTACCATATACACTGGCATATTCGCAATACTCAATGATAAAAATTTTTCCATTTTTATCCATATTCTCTTTTCCCCCACCACATGCACAAAATAAAGGCATAAAGATGTCGTACGATACATCTAATAATGGCGTAGAACGGTTGTAATTTTGTTGCAATTGCACCAAAAAACCAAGATGGGGGAAAGCTTTAATTGCACTGTTATCTAAAATAGAAGGGAACGTGGTTTTTAGAAGGTTTTCATCTGAAGCATTCCAAGTCATGCCAAATAAATCTTGACACGTAACATATTCATCTGGATTGTTTCTAAAAAAAGAACAATTTAGTGGCCACTCTTCATTTGACTGTCCTCGACAGAGTCGATTGCAACTTGGTTGAATAATACTTTTTATTTCTAATATATCCGCAGTTTTGATTTGCATAAAACAATTCAATTGTATTCACATCCGGGAATGTCGCTTACACGAATTCGTTGATGGTTCGAACAATCACTTTTACTTCCGTATCGTCTATACCGCCATGGCGATATTTTTATAGATGCTATAGTATCATAATGTTGCTTAATCCATCGCAATTCGTATTGAGTCCATTTACGTTTTACAGATGTTTTTGCCACAATATTTTTTGTTTGGAAAGGGTATCTATATGAATCATACTTGAACTTTCCTTCTACACTTACAGGAATTATTAAGTAAGTTTCATCAGCAGCCGTTAGAACAAAATCAACGCTGGAGCCTAATCTGTAATAATCCGTATATTGCAGAGCTAAATAAACACTGTCTAAAGTAAATTTATAGCCATATGAAATGAATGTTGTGTCAGTTCCCTGATAAATTACAGTAGGATTTCCTACAGCTTTGTACCCTTTAATTTCTGTGGGCCATAAAGCATTCTCAGAATGTTGATACGGATTTTCTTCCGATAAAGCCCCTATCCCTTTATTTGATAAAATGTTGTTTAATTTTTCGATTTCTTTCTTTTGATTAATTATGGTTTCATTTAGATTATTTATAGATTCCGTATAGCTTTGTTTCTTCCTTTCAAAATCTATTTTGGTTTCTTGACAGTCTTTTGTCAGACTGTCGATAATTTTTTCAGAGATGTCTTTTTCTTTCTTAACAAGATTCAGTTCACTATTTTGAAAACCAATAATAACTATTTGCACAATAAATATGCCAAATAAGAAAACCTTTTTTTTATTAAACCTAATCCAAGTAAATATTTTAGTCATAAAACCCTTCATCGCTTTGATTCTTTGAAGTTTTTCTTATTCAACAACAAACTCTATCCGTTTTGTTTATCGGATATTGAAATTGTCGAAATTTCATCCAAAGAACAAGAGTTAAACTCTTTTACTCTTTAAATATAACATCTAAACGGGGATGTTGTACAAAAATATTTAATCTGCCTCGTTTTTTGGGGGCGTATTATCAAGTTATTCCAAATTGGAAAATTCACCCCTGTCAAACAAGCCATTTTTAATTCATTGTAAAATTTTTTCGAAAAAAAGTCTAAAGTAGGCTTAAAAAAGTGTGTATAGTATATGGACTGAAGAATTGAATTTTAACTTCAAAGGACTACTATGAGAAAGATAAAGGCAATATTATTTCTGTGGGATTTCGCGTCAATACACATCGAGGAATTCAGTTCCGGCGTTGGGCGAACCAGGTTTTGAAGGATTACATGCTCAAGGGTTACGCCGTGAATCAGCGGAAGATTGCTACAGACCTGCAAATTGCAGAACATCTGCAGGAACAAAGGCAACTCATTGACAACCAGGAGACACGAATAAGCAATGTGGATGACCGTCTTTCTTCAGTTGAACGGCATATGTTTAAGGGTATGGGCGTGGAATTTTCGGCGTACAGAGTGTTGAACTTTGTGACACCGGACGAAATCATTGAAAAAGTGAACGAAAGCACCAAAGGAAAATAAAACGGGGCGTTGCGGGGTGTCCCCGCAGTGGGGGTAGCGTAAGACCCGGCTGGGGCGGGTTTTGATCATGTTCCCGAAGGGGACGACTATGAGGGCGGGGCCGGGGGCTGGAGTGAGGGGGACTCCCTCCCCCCACAATCATTTAGAAATAATACTTCGCTTTCGCCCAGATTTCGCGGTTCTTGTCGTAGCCTGCGAGTTGCCCGCGCTTGCCGCCAAAGTGGTCGTAACCGAGCGAAATCATGACTTGGTCGGTAACGGCGTAGTCGCCCGAGGCGCGGCAGTAGTAGCCGAGGTTGTCGATGTCGAATACGCCATAGAGCGAAAGTTTGAGCGTGTTGTTCAGCAGTTCCTTTGAAATGCGAAAAGTCATTTCAGAAGAATTTTTTTCGGCGGCCAAGTTGTGCGAATAGTCGGCGATGTACTTGTGCAAATACTGCACCATGAAAGTCCAGTTGTCACCGGCGTACCAATCGATACCACCGAGCGCATTGAACGTGTTCTTGCGGGCGTAATCGAGGCTGTTGGCATAACCGAGTGCTTCGCCAAAGTATTCTGCGATTTCGGCACGCAGCACGAATTCGCCGATAGGCATCGACATGTCGCCGCCGATCATCGTCATCGATTCATGAATGCCGTGAATGACGACAGAATCCATGCTGACGGGTTCTACGACAGAAACGGGCGACTGGTTGTGCGTATGGAGCGCCGAGATAGAGAAATCCAAATTCGAGAGGAAGAACGAAACGCGCGTTCCGAAGTCTCCGTTCTTGAATTTGGCATCGGGGCCTTCAGGAAAATCGAGGCCTGCTTTCTCGGGCAGATTTGGACGCCAGGGATTGTCTTCGCCGAGGGGCATCTGGAAGTATCGCGGTACGGGCACGTAAACGATTTCGGCATTCGCGCGCTCGCCAGGGTATTTGATGCGGAAACCGTCGACGGCCATGCGCATGTCGTCGTAATCGCTGGACATGAATTCGGTGTAATCAACAGGCGAAATCAGGTCGGTAACGCGGAGTCCGTCGGCAACGCCCCACACGACAATCTGGCGGCCCGCCTTGAATTCTACGAAGTCATTCTGGTAGTTAAAATACGCTTCTTGCAGCTGGATTCCGGTGCGGTCTTCGAGAATGCTGTTATGCACGCCATTTAGGCTGGTGAACAAGTAGGCGTTCTCGTAATCCACGCGTAATTCAGCACGCAGGCGTGTCCGCGACGTCGTAAAGTCGTGCGGATGCTTTGTCTGCACCGCATGATACGTATCCACGAACCCGTTGAATTGAAACGGACTTTCTTGGGCGAAGGCGGTCGCTGCCGCCATTCCGATCGCTAACCACCAGAATTTAGACATTGCTAGAGTCCTCTTTCCAAGCGCGGAACGGTGAATGTCTTTGCGTCAACCGGAATGTTGAACTTGATGTCGCCAAATTCGAGGATAGTCTTGTGGTTGGCTTGCACGTTTTCCATGGTCATCTTGCCGATAGCCCAGAAACCATCCACCTGCACGACGCTTTCGACCTTCAGCAAACGGTGCAGTTTGCCAAGCTTGTCGTAGTATTCCACCTTGGCGGCAATCAAGCAATCCTTGCGAATCCAGGAAATTTTCTTCGAAAAAATTTCGTCGCCCTTTTTCGGAACGGATTCCACGACCCAGCAGTCTATGCCATCGACTTTTTCTTCGCGCACGAATGTATGCGTGTCTTCGTCAATGTTGCGCTGGCCCACATCGTCGTAGGTAAAGTCGGAACCCATGAAGTAGTCCGTCTTGGAGCTCTTTCCGCTGATGCGGCGCGTCTTTTTCATGGCAGGCAGGTAAAGCCACTTGTCGTCATCCTTGTTGATGTCGTCGTAATCGACAGTCAGGAATCCCGTGCCCTTCACGTCGTTGGGGTAGCGGAAAAACATAATCTGCTTGGTGTCCTTGCCCACGTCCATAGCAAACGAGGTGATCTTGCGTTCGCGCTTGCTGCCGCTCTTGTTTACGAGTGTCATCGAAAGTTCGGAACTACGCGTGTCGCCATCGGGGCGGTCGTGTACCTTCTGTATAATGTCGCGGCCGGTTAAAGTTTCTGCGCACACCATGGCGCTTAATGCGACAACGATTGTCGCGGCTGTTTTTGCAATTTTCATTGTCATGATTTTCTCCTATTTTCCAAAAATCTTGAATTTCTTAATCAAAAGCGGTGTTACGAACAGGTCGGCGAGCAATGCCGAGACAAGGCCGATAAACACCACGAAGCCGAAGTTGAACATCTGCGTTGCGGCCGAGGTGGTAAAGCCCGCAAAGGTCGCCACCATGATAATCGACGTCATCACGAGGGCCGGGCCTGCCGTGCGGAATACGTTGAGAATCGATTCGCGGTAATCGTGGGTACGGTCAAATTCTACATGCCCGTGGTTGATAAAGTGAATCGTATCGTCAACGGAAAGGCCGATAATCATCGGGATGAGCGTCGCGGTCATCATGTCAAGCGGAATGTCCGTGAGTCCGAGGTAGCCGCCCACGAAAATACCCGGAGCGATGTTCGGAATCATGCCGATAAGGCCCGTGCGAATGCTGCCGAAAACGATCATCAAAAGGACAGCCACGATGACTACAGAAATCAGGAACGATGTCATCTGGCCGACTTCCAGGTACTGCTGCATGGCGGTGAACTGCGGCAAGTTGCCCACGGCAGTCACTTTTGCGTCCGGGTAAAGCTTGCGTGCGAAATTCTGCAAGTCCTCGATTTCCTTCTGGAGTTCGTTGGAGTTGTAGCTCGAAATTTCAATCATCAGGCGGAGCTTCTTGTAATCGTAATCCATCCAGTAGCTCGCTTCGCTGCCGCCCGCGTTTTCGTAGAGCAAAAGCAACTGAGCGACTTCTTCTTCGGTTTCGGGAATGGCGTATTTTTCCTGACGGTTTTCGTTCAGCGTGCGGTCCAAATCCTTGACGATGTCAAGAATGGAGGTGGAACGCTTGGTGAGCGGGTACTTGCCGGCATGATCCTGCAACTGTTCGAGCTTTTTCAGATTCTCGACTTCCTTGGCTTTGTCGTTTGTACCAAAGTCAATCACCAGGTCGTACGAATAGAAACTTCCGATTTCCGATTCTGCCACGTAGAGCATCTTGTTCACGTATTCGACCTTGCGGCCCATGGTGCGTTCCACGTCAAAGGCGGGTTCTATCTTGGTGAGCCCGAAAGCAGAAATTGCAGTTACGATGGCGAATACAATCGCAATCGGCTTGCCGTGACCGAGTACGAACTTGCCGATAGAATCAAGAATGAGTCCCATGCGCGTGTCGCCGCGTTCAAGCACCTTGGCGTTCGGCTTCTTGTCTTTACCGAAGCTCAAGAGAATCGGCGAAACCGTCAGTGCTACAAGCAGAATGAATGCAATCGCAATCGACGAGAGAATGCCCACAGAGCGAATGGGCTTAAGCATCACGGACAGGAACGAGAGCAACGCCACGATGGTGGTAAGGCCAGAGAACAGCACCGACCAGCCCGTTTCACGCATGGCGTAAAGCACCGATTCCTTGCGTTTGCCCGTAAGCATCATGTTCTTGCGGAAGAAAGAATTGATGTGAATGTTGTATGCAATCGAAACGGCGAACGCCAAAATCACGGGCACCATGATGTTGGTTACGTCCATATAAAGGCCAAGGTAACCCACTAGACCGAAAGTCATAATGACGCCAGCAAATGTCGTAATCAACGGAGAGACGATTCCGCGCAGCGAACGCGTCACCAAGAACATCACGATGATGGCGCAGAGAATCGTCATGATGAAAATGCGGCCCATTTCCTGACCGATGTAGGTCATTTTCTCGAAGCTCAAGTAAGGCATGCCTGTTGCACGCGGGTTCAGCGGTGCATACTTTTCCTTCGCGATGATTTCAGCCGTTTCGCGGCCCGTCTGCATGTCGGGCGCTTCTGCTTTTTCGCCCTTCGCTTCGCCTTCGGCCTTCCACACGGAATCTTCAGGGAAGGGGCGCAGCTTGATGTTGATGAAGGCCTGCTTGCGGTCACTTGAAATCAGCTTCTTCGCCAGTTCCGGCTTGTCGGCCAGTCGCTTCTCAATTTCAGCAATGCCAGCCTCGTCTGTCGGGATTTCTTCGGGCACAATCTGCGTGATTTCCATGCCCTCTTCGGTGCCGAGCATGTATTCCAAATCGACAATTGAAGTCGCCTTGCCGTCGGAATACGAGAGGCTGTCGCGCAGTTCGTTCGAAAGTTCGCGCAAAAGCTTCAGGTTGTCCGGCGTCAAGATGGAATGGTCGCTTTCGACCAGCACGCCCACGAAATAGTCGTTACCGAAAGTTTCCTTGAACTTGTCCGTTTCGACAAGCATCGGGTCGCCCTCAATAAAGTAGCTGTCCCACGAGGCTTCGACGTAGATTTTTTTCATGCCCACGATCGAAACCGCAAGCAAAACGACAAACGCCACCAGCAAAATGGCGCGGTGACCGAGCAAAAATTCGCCAAAACGGCCGAATCGCTCGTTGATTTTTTCAATGTTGATCTTTGGTAGGCTCATTGTATCCTCTTTTTTTTGCGGTGCAAAAATAGGGAGATTGGCCTAAAAATTCTACTCCAAATGGTTTTGCTTAAAACCGAATGGGTTGTAAATCCCCTCGGAGTATTCAAAACCTATTTGGAGCGGTTTTTTGAGCGTTTTTCGGCTACTTTTGGCGCATGAAAAACGCTGAATTTGTTGACCGTTTGAGTCTCGCCGAAATGGGCGAAAACCGTTGCGGGACGGTCGCCCAGATCGAGGGCGATTCCCGCTTTATTTCAAGAATCGTTTCCATCGGGCTTACACCGGGTTCCGCCTTTACGCTCCTCAAGAATGACGGGCGCTCGCCGGTGCTCGTTTTTTGCCGCGATACGGTTATCGCTGTCAACCATAAAGAATGTTCACAGATTTTTGTCAAGGTAGAATCGTAAAGATGAGCGAAATCAAGACTATTGCTTTGCTCGGACAGCCCAATTCCGGTAAATCGACACTTTTTAACAACCTTACGGGACTTCACCAGCGCGTGGGCAACTGGCCCGGCAAAACGGTGGAACAGGCCGAAGGTTCTTTTGTTTTTGATGGTGTTACGTACAAGGTGGTTGACCTTCCGGGTAGTTACGGCCTTTCGGCGAACTCCGAAGAAGAAGTCGTTACCCGCGACTATATTCAGAGCGGCAAGGCGGACCTCGTGTGCATTCTGGTGGATGCTTCGCAGCTGGAACGCAGCCTTTACATGCTGGCGGATTTTGTGGGCATTCGTATGCCGGTGATGTTGGTGCTCAACATGATGGATGTGGCTGAAGCGGCGGGCAAGAAAATTGATGTGGCTGCGATTGAAAAGCGCCTCGGCGTTCCGGTGCTCGGTTTCAGCGCGGCCGAAACGGAACGTTATCCTGAATTTTTCAAGAAGATGGTTTCGGCCATCAAGACGCCTGTTTGCCTTGATAGCGGGAGCCTGCGCGAGGAACTCGTTGGCGGGGGAGAGCTTGCTGAAAAAACGGATAGTCTCATTAGCCGCATCGAAGCGGCTTTAGGCGATTTTGAATACGGTGTATGTGAAAAAATCTGGATTGTGGAAAAACTCCTCGAAAAAGACAAGCTCATTTGCGGTGTCGTGAATGAAATGCTTCCGTTCGCTAGGAAGAATGCGATTGATGCAATCCTCGATAGCGAAGAAGGGCGTGACGGTGGTATTCTTACTGGTGAAGCCAAGTATCGCTGGGTTTCAAAGATTGTGCGTGAATCGGCGACGCCCAAGTCCATCGAGAAAGTCTTTAGCAAGTGGGACCGCATTGCCACGCACCATATCAAGGGCAAGTTCTTTGCATTCGGCATCATGGTTGTGTCGCTGATTGCGTGTATGATTCTCGCGTTCCCCGGAATGGGAATCGGTTTTGGAATGCAGCCTGTATTGCAGTCGCTCGTAGAACGTGTTGGCAACGCGCTTGGCGTCTGGCCTGTGGTGATTTCGTTCATCAATCTGGTGCTCGTCGGTGGAACTTGCATCACGATTTGTATGACGAGTTTCATTTTCGCCATCATTTTCGTATTCCGCATTCTCGAAGAAATCGGCTACATGGCGCGTTTCTCGTATGCGTTCGACAACTGGCTTTCGCGCCTGGGCCTGCAGGGTAAGGCGATTATGCCGCTGTTCTCTGGAATTGGATGCACGGCGGGTGCAGTTTGCGGTACGCGCGTGCTTGATACTCGCGGACAACGCCTGCTTGCGCTCGTTTTGTTGTGGGCGATTCCGTGCGGGAGCAAGGTGGCAGTGGTGCTGTTCCTGGCGTCGACTTTCTTCGGGTCGGCCGCACCGCTGTTCGGCATCGGCTACGTGGCACTGATTTTCGCCAGTTTCTACCTGTCTTCGCGCCTGTTCGGTAAAAAGCTTGTCCCGCAGAATGAACGCGTGGGCATGATTATGGAACTGCCGCCGTATCACAAGCCGCATTGGAAGATGATCGCTGCGATGGTGGGGCGCAGCACCTGGGGAATTTTCAAGAAGGCGTTGAAGATGATCCTGATGGTGGCGGCTCTTTTCTGGGCGCTCTCTTACGCAGGCGACGGGAATGTGGAAAATACGCTCCTGTACAAGATAGGCAATGCGATTGAGCCGGTAACGATGTTCTTCGGAATGCGCTGGGAATTGTTCGTCTCTTACTTGGGCGGTATGTTCAGTAAGGAAGCTTCGCTCGGTATCATGAGCACGCTCTTCAACCTCACTGGAGAGGCGTTCTCGCTGGTGACCCGCGTGGCTGCAAGCGAAAACTTGGGCGAGGCACTTGCAAGTACCATCACCAAGCCCGAAGCGCTCGCGTTCCTGTTTGCGTCGATGTTCAATGTTCCCTGCGTGCTGGCGATGGGCACGACCTACCGCGAGGCAGGCTCGTTCAAGTGGCTAGCAACCATCATGGGTTACTATCTCGCCCTTTCGCTTGGGCTTGCCTTTGTCGGCTACCACATCGGATTGCTGATTTTCTAAGTGAAATTTTATAGCGCGCTGTCGAGCACCATCATGAGCGTGAAACCCACGGCAAAAAGGATGGTGCCCGCGTCAAAATGCTCTCCTTCGCTGACTTCGGGGAGCATTTCTTCGATGACAACATAAATCATGGCGCCCGCCGCAAGCGAGAGCAAGTAGGGCATGAACGGCGAGAGCGCCTCAGCCGCAAGCAGCGTGATTAAGGCCCCTACGGGTTCTACCGCTCCGGAAAGCGCGCCAAGTGCGAAAGCCTTTTTGCGGGAAGCCCCTTCGGCACGGAGCGGGAGCGAAACCACCGCCCCTTCAGGGAAATTCTGGATGGCGATGCCTATGGCAAGCGCAAACGCACCCGAAAGCGTGATGGCGACATTCCCAGAAAGCCAGCCTGCGAAAACGATGCCGACGGCCATTCCCTCGGGCAAGTTGTGCAAAGTTACCGCCAGCGTAAGCATGGTCGTGCGCTTGAGTTTTGCCTTGGGGCCTTCGGGCGTGGCGCTGCCCAAATGCAAGTGAGGTGTTATTTTATCCAAAACAAACAGGAACAAAATGCCTGCCCAGAATCCGACCGTCGCCGGGATGAACGCCAGTTTTCCCATGGATTCGCTGGCGCTGATGGCGGGCAAAAGTAGGCTCCAGACGGAGGCCGCCACCATGACGCCCGCCGCAAAAGAGAGAAGACCCCGCTTGAGATTTTGCCCCATCTGCTTTTTCATAAAGAATACGCAGGCGGCTCCGAAAACCGTCCCTAAGAACGGGATGGCAAGACCTTGGGCAATTTGTAATATGGGCTCGTTCATGCTGAAATGATATTATGTTTTATCTTCCGTAGTATACCGAGATTTCATTAATGCACTTGTCAAATTCATCGAGTCCCTTCGTGTACACGATTGTTCCCTTGATGGCAAGCTCTTCATTGAAGACCCTGTCGGCATCGTAGTCTTGTAAACCTTCTGTAGTCTGGTCCTTGCAGTTTTTCTTCGTCACGTTTACTTGACGTTCTTCGTACGTACATTCCTTGTCACCCGATTTTACGCTGATAGCGACCTTGTAGTCCAAAGAATCCCGTTCTACATCCTTTACCTTGACCTCATATGTCTTTCCGCCCAACTTGAATTTTTTCGCTGTTTTTGTTTGCTCTAAAACATCGATGTTGTGTTCTTTTTCTATAACCTTTATGTAGGATGTCTGTTCGGGAGAAAACAAAGTGCCGAACATGCCGATAGATGGCCATGTGTAATCGTTTTCAAGAGCCGCATAAAGGTTGGGAAGGTATACAGAATTCATGTAGTCGTCATATTTAAAATATGCGGGCTTATATACAATTTCTTCCTGAAATTTATTTTCGGAAATAGTCAAAATGAATTCGTCATATTGTTCTCTAAAGTCGCGCTCCTCTTGAGGCTGACAAATTGTTTTGTCTTGATATTTAGAGCAATTAATATTCTTCCATGTACCATAAATTTTATCGGTAGAAGCGCCAAGGTAGTAGTGCGGATCATCCGTATTGCCATAGAAGAAAACGACAAGTGTGTCGCCGTGAATCTCGAAGGTCGTTACATCTGAGTCTTGATTCGCTTCATAAGAAACTTCGCCCCAGTTAAAGGATCCTTGGTGTAAAATGCAATATTCCTCGGAGTGAGCGTCCTGGTTTACAGTGATGCGGTGGTTCTCTTTGTCTATAGACACCTGCTGGTATTCTGTTTTTTCAGAATTTTCCGGTGAACTTGTGCCGTTGTCGTCAGTGCAGGCGAAAAAGAATAAAGTTGATGCTAACAGATAAATGTAGCGATTCATATTTGTCCTCCTTATATCCAAAAAATATGCTTTTTTAACTTGTTTGTCAAACAGATCGTTTGCATTTATGAAGAATAAAAGGGAACTATTGTTCTATCGTCCTTTTCCGTATGGTTTTGTGAGGTAAACAAGGGCGGTGGTGAGCGTGTAGTCGGCGATGAGTGCGGCACCGAGGCCCACGATAGAAAGCAGGCCCACGTTGTGGAGCGCGCCCATGGGGCTGAAGATGAACACGAAGAACATTGCGCAAAGAATGAAGGTGGTCATGCCCATGGTCTTTCCGATTTCGCGGTAAGAGAGCAGTAGCGCGTGCCTGTAGCTGCCCGTGCGTTCAAAGCCGTATTTGATGTGGTTGTTCATGTGGATGGTGTCGTCGACGGCAATGCCCAGAATCATTGGCATCACGATCATCGTTATCATGTCGAGCGGCATGCCCGAATAGCCCATGACGCCGCCAATCAGGAGGACGGGCGCGACGTTTGGAATCATCCCGATAAGGCCCGCCTTGATGCTCCCGAATGCAAGAATCATCATGATGGCGATAATCACGAACGACCCGCCGAAGGAGCGCAATAGCCCGCCGACCAGCTTGCCGTTCATTTCGGCGTAGTTCACGACTTCGCCCACGACGGAAACTTTCGCGTCGGGGAAAATCTGTGCGCCGTAGCTTTTGGCGGAATCCAGGTCTTCTACGATTTTATTTGCGTCATAGCCTGCAAGCTCTATGTGGATGTAAGTCATCTTGTAATTTTCGTCCATGCGTTCAAAGAGAGCGTCCGGGTCCGAAATTTCGTACAGGAACAGCAATTGCGTGAGCATGTCCTGCGCATCGGGAATCTTGTAATATTCGATGCTGTCGGCATTCAAAGTGCGGTTCATCTCTTTCACGAGGCGTGTCACCGATTGTACGCGTGGCTTGTCGCCCGAAATTTTCGTGAGCTGGAGCGTACCGAGCTTTTGTTCGAGTTCTTCGATGCGCTTCATGTTGGCGGGATCCTTGAGCGCATCGTCGTTCTCGAATTCCACCATCACGTTAAAGTCGTAAAGACTTCCGAGCTTTCCGCTGAGCATGTCCTTGAGCCGCGTCACGAAGGGGATCTTTTCGCCCATGGTCTCGGTGTAGTCCATGTTCACGTCAATGTGCATCATGCCCGGAACTTGTAATAGCATAATTGCAGCCGAAATCGTTGCGACAATCCAGCTGTGTCTGCAAACCTTGCGCCCGAAAAATTCAAAGAGGATGTCTGCCTTGGTGGCTCCTGCCGATTTTACTTGCGTCGGGTTCGGTTTCGCGTTTTTGCCGAAACTCATGAGAATCGGAATTAGGATGATGACATACAGATAAACCATCGTGACGATGCCCGCCGAAATCCCGCCAATCCAACGGATGGGGCGGATGCCTGCGAACAGGAACGAAATCAGCGATGCAACCGTAGTAATGACCGTAAAGAGGATGGGCCAGCCCGTTTCTTCGACGGCGCAAATCACGGATTCGCGGCGGTTGCCCGTGCGCCTAAAATGCATGCGGAATGAATTGATGTAGTGGATGGAGTAGCCCACCGAAAGTGCCATGCCCAAAAGCACCGGGAGCGCGACCATGCTTTCGTCGCCAACAACACCGAGCCAGGCGTTGATGCCGAGTACCGAGGCGATGCCGCCGACCGTTGCAATCGCGGGCACCACCACGCCGCGCAACGATCTTACAAACAAGATAAGGCATACGAGCATCACCAGGAATCCGAAACCGATACGCATGGCGCATTCACGCGAGATGACCTCGTTTTCTTCCATCTCGGTGTAGCTCATGCCTGTCGGGAGTATCTCGAACTTGTCGCTCTTGAATTCGTCGGAATAAATGACTTCGCGGGCGAAAGGCGCGATACTGTCCTTGCCGAAATCGACGCCGCCTTCGTAAGATTTCAGTGAGAGGATAATCCATGTTTCTTTCGCGTCGTCCGAGACGATGTTGTTCACGAGCGATTCACGGGAAAGAATCAGTTGCTTTTTCGCTTCCAGTTCCTGCGGGTCCTCGGGAATGCCGCTCTCGAACGGGTCTTTGACTTCGAAACCCTCGTCGTTTGCGACCGGAATCGACAAATTGTGCGTCAGAGAAACCACGCGGTCGGCATAGGGCACCTCGTT
It encodes the following:
- a CDS encoding FRG domain-containing protein; protein product: MQIKTADILEIKSIIQPSCNRLCRGQSNEEWPLNCSFFRNNPDEYVTCQDLFGMTWNASDENLLKTTFPSILDNSAIKAFPHLGFLVQLQQNYNRSTPLLDVSYDIFMPLFCACGGGKENMDKNGKIFIIEYCEYASVYGKLDNPEMNVLNNENMPIYNDRMRIQSGAMIKTCVFLGGKLHFCDISKANNKRVCEFIIPKELKPLILKNLKCELKTNDLEEYFYGYITKSPPQN
- a CDS encoding DUF1302 family protein, which encodes MSKFWWLAIGMAAATAFAQESPFQFNGFVDTYHAVQTKHPHDFTTSRTRLRAELRVDYENAYLFTSLNGVHNSILEDRTGIQLQEAYFNYQNDFVEFKAGRQIVVWGVADGLRVTDLISPVDYTEFMSSDYDDMRMAVDGFRIKYPGERANAEIVYVPVPRYFQMPLGEDNPWRPNLPEKAGLDFPEGPDAKFKNGDFGTRVSFFLSNLDFSISALHTHNQSPVSVVEPVSMDSVVIHGIHESMTMIGGDMSMPIGEFVLRAEIAEYFGEALGYANSLDYARKNTFNALGGIDWYAGDNWTFMVQYLHKYIADYSHNLAAEKNSSEMTFRISKELLNNTLKLSLYGVFDIDNLGYYCRASGDYAVTDQVMISLGYDHFGGKRGQLAGYDKNREIWAKAKYYF
- a CDS encoding outer membrane lipoprotein-sorting protein is translated as MVCAETLTGRDIIQKVHDRPDGDTRSSELSMTLVNKSGSKRERKITSFAMDVGKDTKQIMFFRYPNDVKGTGFLTVDYDDINKDDDKWLYLPAMKKTRRISGKSSKTDYFMGSDFTYDDVGQRNIDEDTHTFVREEKVDGIDCWVVESVPKKGDEIFSKKISWIRKDCLIAAKVEYYDKLGKLHRLLKVESVVQVDGFWAIGKMTMENVQANHKTILEFGDIKFNIPVDAKTFTVPRLERGL
- a CDS encoding MMPL family transporter, yielding MSLPKINIEKINERFGRFGEFLLGHRAILLVAFVVLLAVSIVGMKKIYVEASWDSYFIEGDPMLVETDKFKETFGNDYFVGVLVESDHSILTPDNLKLLRELSNELRDSLSYSDGKATSIVDLEYMLGTEEGMEITQIVPEEIPTDEAGIAEIEKRLADKPELAKKLISSDRKQAFINIKLRPFPEDSVWKAEGEAKGEKAEAPDMQTGRETAEIIAKEKYAPLNPRATGMPYLSFEKMTYIGQEMGRIFIMTILCAIIVMFLVTRSLRGIVSPLITTFAGVIMTFGLVGYLGLYMDVTNIMVPVILAFAVSIAYNIHINSFFRKNMMLTGKRKESVLYAMRETGWSVLFSGLTTIVALLSFLSVMLKPIRSVGILSSIAIAFILLVALTVSPILLSFGKDKKPNAKVLERGDTRMGLILDSIGKFVLGHGKPIAIVFAIVTAISAFGLTKIEPAFDVERTMGRKVEYVNKMLYVAESEIGSFYSYDLVIDFGTNDKAKEVENLKKLEQLQDHAGKYPLTKRSTSILDIVKDLDRTLNENRQEKYAIPETEEEVAQLLLLYENAGGSEASYWMDYDYKKLRLMIEISSYNSNELQKEIEDLQNFARKLYPDAKVTAVGNLPQFTAMQQYLEVGQMTSFLISVVIVAVLLMIVFGSIRTGLIGMIPNIAPGIFVGGYLGLTDIPLDMMTATLIPMIIGLSVDDTIHFINHGHVEFDRTHDYRESILNVFRTAGPALVMTSIIMVATFAGFTTSAATQMFNFGFVVFIGLVSALLADLFVTPLLIKKFKIFGK
- a CDS encoding FeoA family protein; protein product: MKNAEFVDRLSLAEMGENRCGTVAQIEGDSRFISRIVSIGLTPGSAFTLLKNDGRSPVLVFCRDTVIAVNHKECSQIFVKVES